A single region of the Dunckerocampus dactyliophorus isolate RoL2022-P2 chromosome 3, RoL_Ddac_1.1, whole genome shotgun sequence genome encodes:
- the cmtr2 gene encoding cap-specific mRNA (nucleoside-2'-O-)-methyltransferase 2 isoform X1 has protein sequence MCPLVKRMNSGNGTRKKVGRQQQHQASNMMACDAKTLTEIKGLFSKFRTYVKPSNGEWCIPNISVALRHSSKDQNCRLQALKVSLNAVKNQLSDKNIQVWHQHTNSTNRAGKVIAAVRSAANAEICTQAWCKFYEILGTFSPLPEVALHSGELNTVHLCEAPGAFISALNHYIKTSEATRYCDWSWGANTLNPYHEANAGSTTIVDDRLIANTLPWWFFGSDNTGDIMVQKHLLELQTFVANMRRVDLVTADGSIDCQENPDEQEALVAPLHYCEVTAALLLLSPCGSFVLKMFTLYEHSSICLLYLLNCCFRSVSIFKPATSKAGNSEVYIVCLDYNNKEAVRPLLSKLIRNYGPYLAERDALFPESSIPTSFVSQHEELCLYFHTLQVDTITENLRLFEGMSAEQRGRLDYIRDCTAQEYLQRFQVTFLPRSRWISRNAISPACCRVSAGRPLGQKKQTGSFNERRELQSLSWKERVEKGCHASWIQQHSSAIDGAACVLQGPLVGYHVDSWYVIVGAALPAVKNSPFCAAVLLNHLNETQVASSENLAADLNQLSPCESCRVFSATSILSDTASLYSDSERNKKKRQCLVFGSRSVWEACGSCNGDLVLMFPSECCNPEGGCGMLHDAEPQYQHQLVNCIVLSLQRLTSGDALLLPMSSALTRVSAALVFCLHACFRSVTFRSPPPSGLVGAVLVCVGFCPQAASQILPVLTDVQNCISGLLKGDDTGQSQSECDTQVLQFVPMEEMLMGGLTDFLWTMNSEIIRHRLHLLMQA, from the exons ATGTGCCCG TTGGTGAAGAGGATGAACTCTGGCAATGGCACCAGGAAGAAAGTTGGCAGGCAGCAACAGCATCAAGCGAGCAACATGATGGCTTGTGATGCTAAAACACTGACTGAAATTAAAGGTTTATTCAGCAAATTTAGAACCTATGTCAAACCATCCAATGGTGAGTGGTGCATTCCAAATATCAGTGTTGCCCTCAGACATTCTTCAAAAGATCAAAATTGCCGCCTTCAAGCCCTTAAGGTGTCACTTAATGCTGTGAAGAACCAGCTCAGTGATAAGAACATCCAAGTGTGGCATCAGCACACCAACTCCACCAACCGGGCTGGGAAGGTCATCGCTGCAGTACGCTCCGCTGCCAACGCAGAAATCTGCACTCAGGCATGGTGTAAGTTCTATGAGATCCTTGGAACCTTCAGTCCTCTTCCTGAGGTGGCACTCCACTCTGGGGAGCTAAACACGGTTCACCTGTGTGAAGCACCTGGGGCTTTCATAAGTGCCCTGAACCACTACATCAAAACCAGCGAGGCCACACGCTACTGTGATTGGAGCTGGGGTGCCAACACGCTCAACCCATACCATGAGGCCAACGCCGGAAGCACGACCATCGTAGATGATCGCTTAATCGCCAACACTCTACCATGGTGGTTCTTTGGCTCAGATAACACGGGCGACATCATGGTCCAGAAGCACCTCCTGGAGTTGCAGACATTTGTTGCAAACATGCGCAGAGTTGATCTGGTAACGGCAGATGGTAGTATTGACTGTCAAGAGAATCCCGATGAGCAAGAGGCACTGGTGGCACCTCTGCATTACTGCGAGGTCACTGCCGCTTTGCTGCTCCTGAGCCCCTGTGGCTCCTTTGTGCTTAAAATGTTCACCCTGTACGAACACTCTTCCATCTGCTTGCTCTATTTACTCAACTGCTGTTTCCGCTCTGTCAGCATCTTCAAACCTGCTACGAGCAAAGCCGGGAACTCAGAGGTTTACATTGTTTGCCTCgactacaacaacaaggaagcTGTGAGGCCCCTGCTCTCCAAACTGATTCGGAATTACGGACCATATCTGGCGGAAAGGGACGCGCTCTTCCCAGAATCCTCAATCCCAACGTCATTCGTCTCACAGCATGAGGAGCTGTGCCTGTACTTTCACACTCTGCAGGTGGATACCATCACAGAAAACTTGAGGTTGTTTGAAGGAATGAGCGCAGAGCAGAGGGGGAGGCTCGATTACATCAGGGATTGTACGGCTCAAGAATACCTGCAACGATTCCAG GTTACTTTCCTCCCTCGGAGTCGATGGATCTCCCGTAACGCCATCAGCCCTGCCTGCTGCCGCGTCTCTGCAGGCCGCCCTCTGGGACAGAAGAAGCAAACAGGCTCCTTCAATGAGCGGCGGGAATTGCAATCCCTGAGCTGGAAGGAGCGCGTGGAGAAGGGTTGCCATGCCAGCTGGATACAGCAACATAGCAGTGCAATCGATGGGGCGGCTTGTGTGCTGCAAGGACCCCTGGTCGGCTATCATGTGGATTCCTGGTACGTTATCGTGGGTGCTGCACTGCCCGCGGTCAAAAACTCTCCATTCTGTGCTGCAGTCTTGTTAAATCACTTGAATGAAACTCAGGTGGCTTCATCTGAGAACTTAGCAGCGGACTTGAATCAGCTGTCTCCCTGTGAGTCATGCCGCGTGTTTAGTGCCACCTCCATTTTGTCGGACACGGCAAGTCTTTACAGTGACAGTGAAAGgaacaaaaagaaaaggcaGTGTCTGGTATTTGGCAGCCGCTCGGTGTGGGAAGCTTGTGGTAGCTGTAATGGGGATTTAGTCCTAATGTTTCCATCGGAGTGTTGTAATCCTGAAGGAGGCTGTGGCATGCTGCACGATGCGGAGCCACAGTACCAGCATCAGCTTGTGAACTGCATTGTATTGTCACTGCAGAGGCTGACGTCTGGGGATGCACTGCTACTGCCTATGTCGTCTGCACTCACCCGTGTCTCGGCTGCACTTGTGTTCTGCTTGCACGCCTGTTTTCGCTCCGTGACATTCAGGTCCCCGCCCCCCTCAGGCCTGGTCGGAGCAGTCCTTGTGTGCGTCGGCTTTTGCCCTCAAGCTGCAAGCCAAATACTCCCCGTACTGACTGATGTCCAGAACTGTATTAGTGGGCTGCTAAAAGGAGACGATACAGGTCAAAGTCAGTCTGAGTGTGACACACAGGTGCTCCAATTTGTGCCCATGGAGGAGATGCTCATGGGAGGATTGACTGACTTCTTGTGGACAATGAACTCTGAAATCATTCGACACAGGCTGCATTTGCTCATGCAGGCATAG
- the cmtr2 gene encoding cap-specific mRNA (nucleoside-2'-O-)-methyltransferase 2 isoform X2: MNSGNGTRKKVGRQQQHQASNMMACDAKTLTEIKGLFSKFRTYVKPSNGEWCIPNISVALRHSSKDQNCRLQALKVSLNAVKNQLSDKNIQVWHQHTNSTNRAGKVIAAVRSAANAEICTQAWCKFYEILGTFSPLPEVALHSGELNTVHLCEAPGAFISALNHYIKTSEATRYCDWSWGANTLNPYHEANAGSTTIVDDRLIANTLPWWFFGSDNTGDIMVQKHLLELQTFVANMRRVDLVTADGSIDCQENPDEQEALVAPLHYCEVTAALLLLSPCGSFVLKMFTLYEHSSICLLYLLNCCFRSVSIFKPATSKAGNSEVYIVCLDYNNKEAVRPLLSKLIRNYGPYLAERDALFPESSIPTSFVSQHEELCLYFHTLQVDTITENLRLFEGMSAEQRGRLDYIRDCTAQEYLQRFQVTFLPRSRWISRNAISPACCRVSAGRPLGQKKQTGSFNERRELQSLSWKERVEKGCHASWIQQHSSAIDGAACVLQGPLVGYHVDSWYVIVGAALPAVKNSPFCAAVLLNHLNETQVASSENLAADLNQLSPCESCRVFSATSILSDTASLYSDSERNKKKRQCLVFGSRSVWEACGSCNGDLVLMFPSECCNPEGGCGMLHDAEPQYQHQLVNCIVLSLQRLTSGDALLLPMSSALTRVSAALVFCLHACFRSVTFRSPPPSGLVGAVLVCVGFCPQAASQILPVLTDVQNCISGLLKGDDTGQSQSECDTQVLQFVPMEEMLMGGLTDFLWTMNSEIIRHRLHLLMQA; the protein is encoded by the exons ATGAACTCTGGCAATGGCACCAGGAAGAAAGTTGGCAGGCAGCAACAGCATCAAGCGAGCAACATGATGGCTTGTGATGCTAAAACACTGACTGAAATTAAAGGTTTATTCAGCAAATTTAGAACCTATGTCAAACCATCCAATGGTGAGTGGTGCATTCCAAATATCAGTGTTGCCCTCAGACATTCTTCAAAAGATCAAAATTGCCGCCTTCAAGCCCTTAAGGTGTCACTTAATGCTGTGAAGAACCAGCTCAGTGATAAGAACATCCAAGTGTGGCATCAGCACACCAACTCCACCAACCGGGCTGGGAAGGTCATCGCTGCAGTACGCTCCGCTGCCAACGCAGAAATCTGCACTCAGGCATGGTGTAAGTTCTATGAGATCCTTGGAACCTTCAGTCCTCTTCCTGAGGTGGCACTCCACTCTGGGGAGCTAAACACGGTTCACCTGTGTGAAGCACCTGGGGCTTTCATAAGTGCCCTGAACCACTACATCAAAACCAGCGAGGCCACACGCTACTGTGATTGGAGCTGGGGTGCCAACACGCTCAACCCATACCATGAGGCCAACGCCGGAAGCACGACCATCGTAGATGATCGCTTAATCGCCAACACTCTACCATGGTGGTTCTTTGGCTCAGATAACACGGGCGACATCATGGTCCAGAAGCACCTCCTGGAGTTGCAGACATTTGTTGCAAACATGCGCAGAGTTGATCTGGTAACGGCAGATGGTAGTATTGACTGTCAAGAGAATCCCGATGAGCAAGAGGCACTGGTGGCACCTCTGCATTACTGCGAGGTCACTGCCGCTTTGCTGCTCCTGAGCCCCTGTGGCTCCTTTGTGCTTAAAATGTTCACCCTGTACGAACACTCTTCCATCTGCTTGCTCTATTTACTCAACTGCTGTTTCCGCTCTGTCAGCATCTTCAAACCTGCTACGAGCAAAGCCGGGAACTCAGAGGTTTACATTGTTTGCCTCgactacaacaacaaggaagcTGTGAGGCCCCTGCTCTCCAAACTGATTCGGAATTACGGACCATATCTGGCGGAAAGGGACGCGCTCTTCCCAGAATCCTCAATCCCAACGTCATTCGTCTCACAGCATGAGGAGCTGTGCCTGTACTTTCACACTCTGCAGGTGGATACCATCACAGAAAACTTGAGGTTGTTTGAAGGAATGAGCGCAGAGCAGAGGGGGAGGCTCGATTACATCAGGGATTGTACGGCTCAAGAATACCTGCAACGATTCCAG GTTACTTTCCTCCCTCGGAGTCGATGGATCTCCCGTAACGCCATCAGCCCTGCCTGCTGCCGCGTCTCTGCAGGCCGCCCTCTGGGACAGAAGAAGCAAACAGGCTCCTTCAATGAGCGGCGGGAATTGCAATCCCTGAGCTGGAAGGAGCGCGTGGAGAAGGGTTGCCATGCCAGCTGGATACAGCAACATAGCAGTGCAATCGATGGGGCGGCTTGTGTGCTGCAAGGACCCCTGGTCGGCTATCATGTGGATTCCTGGTACGTTATCGTGGGTGCTGCACTGCCCGCGGTCAAAAACTCTCCATTCTGTGCTGCAGTCTTGTTAAATCACTTGAATGAAACTCAGGTGGCTTCATCTGAGAACTTAGCAGCGGACTTGAATCAGCTGTCTCCCTGTGAGTCATGCCGCGTGTTTAGTGCCACCTCCATTTTGTCGGACACGGCAAGTCTTTACAGTGACAGTGAAAGgaacaaaaagaaaaggcaGTGTCTGGTATTTGGCAGCCGCTCGGTGTGGGAAGCTTGTGGTAGCTGTAATGGGGATTTAGTCCTAATGTTTCCATCGGAGTGTTGTAATCCTGAAGGAGGCTGTGGCATGCTGCACGATGCGGAGCCACAGTACCAGCATCAGCTTGTGAACTGCATTGTATTGTCACTGCAGAGGCTGACGTCTGGGGATGCACTGCTACTGCCTATGTCGTCTGCACTCACCCGTGTCTCGGCTGCACTTGTGTTCTGCTTGCACGCCTGTTTTCGCTCCGTGACATTCAGGTCCCCGCCCCCCTCAGGCCTGGTCGGAGCAGTCCTTGTGTGCGTCGGCTTTTGCCCTCAAGCTGCAAGCCAAATACTCCCCGTACTGACTGATGTCCAGAACTGTATTAGTGGGCTGCTAAAAGGAGACGATACAGGTCAAAGTCAGTCTGAGTGTGACACACAGGTGCTCCAATTTGTGCCCATGGAGGAGATGCTCATGGGAGGATTGACTGACTTCTTGTGGACAATGAACTCTGAAATCATTCGACACAGGCTGCATTTGCTCATGCAGGCATAG